From one Brachypodium distachyon strain Bd21 chromosome 4, Brachypodium_distachyon_v3.0, whole genome shotgun sequence genomic stretch:
- the LOC100821754 gene encoding nudix hydrolase 20, chloroplastic isoform X2 has product MSQSLAISAMAAIATSFSAAAAIAHRRSRPHLQLVARRRAPFSTAASSSSAPSAAAAGFGWTDALRVASDTGLDDESDLSGYFRKVDICNRGMDKKGQFVEFLVEDQVVGYIHKGDFNDVFSIVSGNNCNSSLEHVTLHSSLKTQEDRTIAIGNVIKGLGELIPGIRNEETISMYSHKVPQQCVGDGARNSARGGRVGPNLSFSDMISSFYWGVVACLTIVFNIQLYPVTSSYGTPVYFSLERAAAPYFGIKAYGVHMNGYIEADGEKSLWIGKRSDVKQTYPGMLDHLVAGGLPYGISCKENIIKECEEEAGIPRSMSTNATSVGAISYVDIDGFRYKRDVLFCYDLRLPADFVPNNEDGEVDSFRLIPVRHAGNIIRRTDYFKANCNLVIIDFLFRHGYIKPDYHGYLKLLQSLRSGDCS; this is encoded by the exons ATGAGCCAATCACTGGCAATttcggccatggccgccatcGCCACCTCCTTttccgccgcggccgccatcGCTCACCGGAGATCCCGGCCCCACCTCCAGCTCGTCGCTCGTCGACGCGCCCCGTTCTCAAccgccgcctcttcttcctccgcgccATCTGCTGCCGCGGCGGGCTTCGGTTGGACCGACGCCCTCCGAGTTGCCAGCGACACCGGGCTCGACGACGAGTCCGACCTTTCCGGATACTTCCGGAAGGTTGACATCTGCAACCGAGGAATG GATAAGAAGGGGCAGTTCGTGGAGTTCTTGGTAGAAGATCAAGTGGTGGGGTACATCCACAAGGG AGACTTCAATGATGTTTTTAGCATTGTCTCGGGCAACAACTGCAACAGTAGTCTGGAGCATGTGACTCTTCACTCATCGCTTAAGACGCAAGAAGACCGAACAATCGCTATTGGGAATGTCATAAAAGGCCTAGGAGAACTCATTCCAGGTATTCGAAACGAG GAAACCATCTCAATGTATAGTCACAAAGTCCCCCAGCAATGTGTCGG GGACGGAGCCAGAAATTCGGCACGAGGGGGGCGAGTTGGGCCCAACCTATCTTTTAGTGATATGATTAGTAGTTTTTATTGGGGGGTGGTTGCATGTCTGACAATTGTTTTTAACATACAGCTCTATCCAGTAACCTCGTCTTATGGCACGCCCGTATACTTCTCTCTGGAacgtgctgctgctccctACTTTGGTATAAAG GCCTATGGTGTTCACATGAATGGGTACATCGAGGCGGATGGTGAGAAATCTCTTTGGATTGGTAAAAGGAGTGATGTGAAGCAAACCTACCCTGGCATGCTTGATCATCTTGTTGCTGGTGGCTTG CCATACGGTATCTCCTGTAAAGAGAATATCATCAAGGAATGTGAAGAGGAAGCAGGAATCCCCAGATCCATGTCAACCAA TGCTACTTCTGTTGGGGCCATTTCTTACGTGGATATCGATGGGTTTAGATACAAAAGAGATGTTCTGTTCTGCTATGACCTTAGACTTCCTGCTGATTTTGTTCCTAATAATGAAG ACGGAGAGGTTGATAGCTTCAGACTAATCCCTGTGCGACATGCTGGAAACATTATCCGGAGGACAGATTATTTCAAGGCCAATTGCAACCTTGTCATCATCGACTTCCTCTTCCGTCATGG GTATATAAAACCAGATTATCATGGATACCTAAAGCTGCTGCAAAGCTTGAGGAGTGGCGATTGTTCCTAG
- the LOC100834530 gene encoding uncharacterized protein LOC100834530 yields MGVAWVRSIPSMTQVSPMHFTNLIPGCRPNGAAIAGATLQIFSMELKELKGGFDMPLSVYGVVAARAVVDHNRNLLFSCDRSMSQKLNQDDSSLCLVGPSRAIVFRKPVDFEVQLRVKGRTMSRDRPLISGVCQYTGWQGQTGVSTLCLENCFCKIEMCMEKVERTVQATILSVGVKDESWPFEYGGRVVCSLSRTAGHKLSFFTDPSSTEIVLLDSRGKAIPNCSHGYLCLSRNVVSVQLGGTLKFVIQTNSPSGDVAAQGEVCFVGKTSNVSQSTCFLGDTKVEVEITVAWSLLVSDKESIASQGWEFEATEQLDHIMSWKLQ; encoded by the exons ATGGGGGTCGCATGGGTGCGGTCAATTCCCAGCATGA CTCAAGTGAGTCCCATGCACTTTACAAACTTGATACCTGGATGCCGCCCAAACGGTGCAGCGATCGCTGGGGCAACCTTGCAGATCTTCTCCATGGAACTCAAAGAACTAAAAGGTGGCTTTGATATGCCTTTGTCTGTGTACGGTGTGGTTGCTGCCCGAGCTGTCGTGGATCATAATCGCaaccttctcttctcttgtgATAGGAGCATGTCCCAAAAACTCAATCAAGAC GATTCTTCTTTGTGCTTGGTTGGCCCATCTCGTGCAATTGTGTTTAGGAAACCCGTTGACTTTGAAGTGCAACTAAGAGTAAAAGGTAGAACTATGTCTCGAGATAGACCATTGATCAGCGGTGTGTGCCAGTACACTGGGTGGCAAGGGCAAACCGGTGTGTCTACCCTTTGCCTCGAGAACTGTTTCTGCAAAATAGAGATGTGCATGGAAAAAGTTGAACGAACGGTCCAGGCCACTATCTTGAGTGTCGGCGTCAAAGATGAGTCATGGCCTTTTGAATATGGCGGCCGAGTTGTTTGCTCATTGTCACGGACTGCTGGGCATaaactctcttttttcacGGATCCCTCATCTACGGAAATTGTACTGCTTGATTCTCGTGGTAAAGCAATTCCTAATTGTTCACATGGTTACCTTTGTTTGTCAAGGAATGTCGTTTCTGTACAACTGGGAGGAACCCTAAAATTTGTCATACAGACAAATTCTCCATCCGGTGATGTGGCTGCACAAGGTGAGGTTTGCTTCGTGGGCAAAACTTCCAATGTAAGCCAAAGTACATGTTTTCTTGGTGACACTAAGGTGGAGGTAGAGATTACTGTTGCTTGGTCTCTTCTTGTTTCGGACAAGGAGTCTATTGCATCACAGGGGTGGGAATTTGAAGCAACTGAGCAACTTGATCACATCATGTCTTGGAAGTTACAGTGA
- the LOC100821754 gene encoding nudix hydrolase 20, chloroplastic isoform X1, with protein MSQSLAISAMAAIATSFSAAAAIAHRRSRPHLQLVARRRAPFSTAASSSSAPSAAAAGFGWTDALRVASDTGLDDESDLSGYFRKVDICNRGMDKKGQFVEFLVEDQVVGYIHKGFTDHLRDFNDVFSIVSGNNCNSSLEHVTLHSSLKTQEDRTIAIGNVIKGLGELIPGIRNEETISMYSHKVPQQCVGDGARNSARGGRVGPNLSFSDMISSFYWGVVACLTIVFNIQLYPVTSSYGTPVYFSLERAAAPYFGIKAYGVHMNGYIEADGEKSLWIGKRSDVKQTYPGMLDHLVAGGLPYGISCKENIIKECEEEAGIPRSMSTNATSVGAISYVDIDGFRYKRDVLFCYDLRLPADFVPNNEDGEVDSFRLIPVRHAGNIIRRTDYFKANCNLVIIDFLFRHGYIKPDYHGYLKLLQSLRSGDCS; from the exons ATGAGCCAATCACTGGCAATttcggccatggccgccatcGCCACCTCCTTttccgccgcggccgccatcGCTCACCGGAGATCCCGGCCCCACCTCCAGCTCGTCGCTCGTCGACGCGCCCCGTTCTCAAccgccgcctcttcttcctccgcgccATCTGCTGCCGCGGCGGGCTTCGGTTGGACCGACGCCCTCCGAGTTGCCAGCGACACCGGGCTCGACGACGAGTCCGACCTTTCCGGATACTTCCGGAAGGTTGACATCTGCAACCGAGGAATG GATAAGAAGGGGCAGTTCGTGGAGTTCTTGGTAGAAGATCAAGTGGTGGGGTACATCCACAAGGG TTTCACCGATCACCTCAGAGACTTCAATGATGTTTTTAGCATTGTCTCGGGCAACAACTGCAACAGTAGTCTGGAGCATGTGACTCTTCACTCATCGCTTAAGACGCAAGAAGACCGAACAATCGCTATTGGGAATGTCATAAAAGGCCTAGGAGAACTCATTCCAGGTATTCGAAACGAG GAAACCATCTCAATGTATAGTCACAAAGTCCCCCAGCAATGTGTCGG GGACGGAGCCAGAAATTCGGCACGAGGGGGGCGAGTTGGGCCCAACCTATCTTTTAGTGATATGATTAGTAGTTTTTATTGGGGGGTGGTTGCATGTCTGACAATTGTTTTTAACATACAGCTCTATCCAGTAACCTCGTCTTATGGCACGCCCGTATACTTCTCTCTGGAacgtgctgctgctccctACTTTGGTATAAAG GCCTATGGTGTTCACATGAATGGGTACATCGAGGCGGATGGTGAGAAATCTCTTTGGATTGGTAAAAGGAGTGATGTGAAGCAAACCTACCCTGGCATGCTTGATCATCTTGTTGCTGGTGGCTTG CCATACGGTATCTCCTGTAAAGAGAATATCATCAAGGAATGTGAAGAGGAAGCAGGAATCCCCAGATCCATGTCAACCAA TGCTACTTCTGTTGGGGCCATTTCTTACGTGGATATCGATGGGTTTAGATACAAAAGAGATGTTCTGTTCTGCTATGACCTTAGACTTCCTGCTGATTTTGTTCCTAATAATGAAG ACGGAGAGGTTGATAGCTTCAGACTAATCCCTGTGCGACATGCTGGAAACATTATCCGGAGGACAGATTATTTCAAGGCCAATTGCAACCTTGTCATCATCGACTTCCTCTTCCGTCATGG GTATATAAAACCAGATTATCATGGATACCTAAAGCTGCTGCAAAGCTTGAGGAGTGGCGATTGTTCCTAG
- the LOC100821754 gene encoding nudix hydrolase 20, chloroplastic isoform X4: MRSLTSIANFSFTDHLRDFNDVFSIVSGNNCNSSLEHVTLHSSLKTQEDRTIAIGNVIKGLGELIPGIRNEETISMYSHKVPQQCVGDGARNSARGGRVGPNLSFSDMISSFYWGVVACLTIVFNIQLYPVTSSYGTPVYFSLERAAAPYFGIKAYGVHMNGYIEADGEKSLWIGKRSDVKQTYPGMLDHLVAGGLPYGISCKENIIKECEEEAGIPRSMSTNATSVGAISYVDIDGFRYKRDVLFCYDLRLPADFVPNNEDGEVDSFRLIPVRHAGNIIRRTDYFKANCNLVIIDFLFRHGYIKPDYHGYLKLLQSLRSGDCS; the protein is encoded by the exons ATGAGAAGTTTAACTAGTATTGCTAATTTCAGTTTCACCGATCACCTCAGAGACTTCAATGATGTTTTTAGCATTGTCTCGGGCAACAACTGCAACAGTAGTCTGGAGCATGTGACTCTTCACTCATCGCTTAAGACGCAAGAAGACCGAACAATCGCTATTGGGAATGTCATAAAAGGCCTAGGAGAACTCATTCCAGGTATTCGAAACGAG GAAACCATCTCAATGTATAGTCACAAAGTCCCCCAGCAATGTGTCGG GGACGGAGCCAGAAATTCGGCACGAGGGGGGCGAGTTGGGCCCAACCTATCTTTTAGTGATATGATTAGTAGTTTTTATTGGGGGGTGGTTGCATGTCTGACAATTGTTTTTAACATACAGCTCTATCCAGTAACCTCGTCTTATGGCACGCCCGTATACTTCTCTCTGGAacgtgctgctgctccctACTTTGGTATAAAG GCCTATGGTGTTCACATGAATGGGTACATCGAGGCGGATGGTGAGAAATCTCTTTGGATTGGTAAAAGGAGTGATGTGAAGCAAACCTACCCTGGCATGCTTGATCATCTTGTTGCTGGTGGCTTG CCATACGGTATCTCCTGTAAAGAGAATATCATCAAGGAATGTGAAGAGGAAGCAGGAATCCCCAGATCCATGTCAACCAA TGCTACTTCTGTTGGGGCCATTTCTTACGTGGATATCGATGGGTTTAGATACAAAAGAGATGTTCTGTTCTGCTATGACCTTAGACTTCCTGCTGATTTTGTTCCTAATAATGAAG ACGGAGAGGTTGATAGCTTCAGACTAATCCCTGTGCGACATGCTGGAAACATTATCCGGAGGACAGATTATTTCAAGGCCAATTGCAACCTTGTCATCATCGACTTCCTCTTCCGTCATGG GTATATAAAACCAGATTATCATGGATACCTAAAGCTGCTGCAAAGCTTGAGGAGTGGCGATTGTTCCTAG
- the LOC100821147 gene encoding sugar transport protein 14, whose protein sequence is MAGGFGGGEAVAGRAEQYEGKITGYFILACIVGSFGGSLFGYDLGVSSGVTSMDDFLLKFFPDVYARKHAHLRETDYCKYDNQVLTLFTSSLYFAGLVSTFGASYVTKRHGRRASIMVGAVSFFLGGAVNAAAQNVAMLIVGRVLLGAGIGFGNQAVPLYLSEIAPYKIRGAVNQLFQLTTCLGILVADVINYFTDRIHPWGWRLSLGLAMGPATAIFVGALFLPETPNSLVERGKLEEARRVLEKVRGTHKVDAEFEDLKEASEAARAVKGTFRNLLAVRNRPQLIIGALGIPAFQQLSGMNSILFYSPVIFQSLGFGSSAALYSSIITGSMLVAGALISMVVVDRLGRRFLFIEAGIQMIVSMVVVAVILALKFGHGEEISKGVGTVLVVAICMFVVAYGWSWGPLGWLVPSELFPLEMRSAGQSVVVCVNLFWTAAVAQCFLAAMCHLRWGVFVLFAALIVVMSVFVILLLPETKQVPIEEIWMLFDKHWYWKRVVTKDPKYQGHTRHQRQEMAAASASTVKPVSSDA, encoded by the exons atggCTGGGggattcggcggcggcgaggccgtggCGGGGAGGGCAGAGCAGTACGAGGGGAAGATCACCGGGTACTTCATCCTGGCCTGCATCGTCGGCTCCTTCGGCGGTTCCCTCTTCGGCTACGACCTCGGCGTCTCCA GCGGCGTGACCTCCATGGACGACTTCCTGCTCAAGTTCTTCCCGGACGTGTACGCGCGGAAGCACGCGCACCTGCGTGAGACGGACTACTGCAAGTACGACAACCAGGTTCTCACCCTCTTCACCTCCTCGCTCTACTTCGCGGGTCTCGTCTCCACCTTCGGGGCCTCCTACGTCACCAAGCGCCACGGGCGGCGGGCCAGCATCATGGTGGGCGCCGTGAGCTTCTTCCTGGGCGGCGCCGTGAACGCGGCGGCCCAGAACGTGGCCATGCTCATCGTGGGCCGTGTCCTCCTGGGCGCCGGCATCGGGTTCGGCAACCAGGCCGTGCCGCTCTACCTGTCGGAGATCGCGCCCTACAAGATCCGTGGCGCCGTCAACCAGCTGTTCCAGCTCACCACCTGCCTgggcatcctcgtcgccgacgTCATCAACTACTTCACGGACCGGATCCACCCGTGGGGATGGCGCCTCTCGCTGGGCCTCGCCATGGGCCCGGCCACGGCCATCTTCGTCGGCGCGCTCTTCCTCCCGGAGACCCCCAACAGCCTGGTGGAGCGAGggaagctggaggaggcccGAAGGGTGCTGGAGAAGGTGAGGGGCACCCACAAGGTGGACGCCGAGTTCGAGGACCTCAAGGAAGCCAGCGAGGCGGCGCGAGCAGTCAAAGGAACCTTCCGGAACCTTCTGGCGGTGCGGAACCGGCCGCAGCTCATCATCGGGGCGCTGGGGATCCCGGCGTTCCAGCAGCTGTCCGGGATGAACTCCATCCTCTTCTACTCCCCCGTCATCTTCCAGAGCCTGGGCTTCGGCTCCTCGGCGGCGCTCTACTCCTCCATCATCACGGGGTCGatgctcgtcgccggcgcgtTGATCTCCATGGTGGTCGTGGACAGGCTGGGTCGCCGGTTCCTCTTCATCGAGGCGGGGATCCAGATGATCGTGtccatggtggtggtggcggtgatccTGGCGCTCAAGTTCGGCCACGGGGAAGAGATCTCCAAGGGGGTCGGTACGGTGCTCGTGGTGGCCATCTGCATGTTCGTGGTGGCTTACGGGTGGTCTTGGGGACCGCTGGGGTGGCTGGTGCCGAGCGAGCTGTTCCCGCTGGAGATGCGGTCGGCGGGGCAGAGCGTGGTGGTGTGCGTCAACCTCTTCTGGACGGCGGCCGTGGCGCAGTGCTTCCTGGCCGCCATGTGCCACCTCCGGTGGGGCGTCTTCGTCCTCTTCGCCGCGCTCATCGTCGTCATGTCCGTGTTCGTcatcctgctgctgccggagacgaagcAGGTGCccatcgaggagatctggaTGCTCTTCGACAAGCACTGGTACTGGAAGCGGGTCGTCACCAAGGACCCCAAGTACCAAGGTCACACGCGGCACCAGCGGCAGGAAATGGCAGCCGCCAGCGCCTCCACTGTCAAGCCTGTTTCTTCGGATGCTTGA
- the LOC100821754 gene encoding nudix hydrolase 20, chloroplastic isoform X3: MSQSLAISAMAAIATSFSAAAAIAHRRSRPHLQLVARRRAPFSTAASSSSAPSAAAAGFGWTDALRVASDTGLDDESDLSGYFRKVDICNRGMDKKGQFVEFLVEDQVVGYIHKGFTDHLRDFNDVFSIVSGNNCNSSLEHVTLHSSLKTQEDRTIAIGNVIKGLGELIPGIRNELYPVTSSYGTPVYFSLERAAAPYFGIKAYGVHMNGYIEADGEKSLWIGKRSDVKQTYPGMLDHLVAGGLPYGISCKENIIKECEEEAGIPRSMSTNATSVGAISYVDIDGFRYKRDVLFCYDLRLPADFVPNNEDGEVDSFRLIPVRHAGNIIRRTDYFKANCNLVIIDFLFRHGYIKPDYHGYLKLLQSLRSGDCS, encoded by the exons ATGAGCCAATCACTGGCAATttcggccatggccgccatcGCCACCTCCTTttccgccgcggccgccatcGCTCACCGGAGATCCCGGCCCCACCTCCAGCTCGTCGCTCGTCGACGCGCCCCGTTCTCAAccgccgcctcttcttcctccgcgccATCTGCTGCCGCGGCGGGCTTCGGTTGGACCGACGCCCTCCGAGTTGCCAGCGACACCGGGCTCGACGACGAGTCCGACCTTTCCGGATACTTCCGGAAGGTTGACATCTGCAACCGAGGAATG GATAAGAAGGGGCAGTTCGTGGAGTTCTTGGTAGAAGATCAAGTGGTGGGGTACATCCACAAGGG TTTCACCGATCACCTCAGAGACTTCAATGATGTTTTTAGCATTGTCTCGGGCAACAACTGCAACAGTAGTCTGGAGCATGTGACTCTTCACTCATCGCTTAAGACGCAAGAAGACCGAACAATCGCTATTGGGAATGTCATAAAAGGCCTAGGAGAACTCATTCCAGGTATTCGAAACGAG CTCTATCCAGTAACCTCGTCTTATGGCACGCCCGTATACTTCTCTCTGGAacgtgctgctgctccctACTTTGGTATAAAG GCCTATGGTGTTCACATGAATGGGTACATCGAGGCGGATGGTGAGAAATCTCTTTGGATTGGTAAAAGGAGTGATGTGAAGCAAACCTACCCTGGCATGCTTGATCATCTTGTTGCTGGTGGCTTG CCATACGGTATCTCCTGTAAAGAGAATATCATCAAGGAATGTGAAGAGGAAGCAGGAATCCCCAGATCCATGTCAACCAA TGCTACTTCTGTTGGGGCCATTTCTTACGTGGATATCGATGGGTTTAGATACAAAAGAGATGTTCTGTTCTGCTATGACCTTAGACTTCCTGCTGATTTTGTTCCTAATAATGAAG ACGGAGAGGTTGATAGCTTCAGACTAATCCCTGTGCGACATGCTGGAAACATTATCCGGAGGACAGATTATTTCAAGGCCAATTGCAACCTTGTCATCATCGACTTCCTCTTCCGTCATGG GTATATAAAACCAGATTATCATGGATACCTAAAGCTGCTGCAAAGCTTGAGGAGTGGCGATTGTTCCTAG
- the LOC100821446 gene encoding NEDD8-conjugating enzyme Ubc12, protein MINLFKIKGQKREEAANSNGGPPVKKQSPGELRLHKDIAELNLPKTTKISFPNGKDDLMNFEATLRPDEGYYVGGTFMFTFQVPPSYPHEAPKVKCKTKVYHPNIDLEGNVCLNILREDWKPVLNINTIVYGLNLLFSQPNDEDPLNHEAAAVLRDNPQKFQRNVQMAMSGGYVDNTHFPRCK, encoded by the exons ATGATAAACCTTTTCAAGATTAAGGGACAGAAGAGGGAAGAGGCTGCAAATTCAAATGGGGGTCCTCCTGTTAAGAAGCAAAGTCCAGGGGAATTGCGTCTCCATAAAG ATATTGCTGAGCTTAACCTTCCAAAGACAACTAAAATTTCCTTTCCTAATGGAAAGGATGATCTCATGAACTTTGAGGCTACTCTAAGACCTGATGAAGGATACTATGT AGGTGGGACTTTTATGTTCACCTTCCAAGTACCTCCTTCCTACCCTCATGAGGCTCCGAAGGTCAAGTGCAAGACTAAG GTTTATCATCCTAATATTGACCTAGAAGGAAATGTCTGCCTGAATATTCTGCGAGAAGACTGGAAGCCTGTCTTGAATATCAACACCATAGTGTATGGTTTGAACCTTCTTTTCTCG CAACCTAATGACGAGGACCCTTTGAATCATGAGGCTGCGGCTGTCCTCCGAGACAACCCACAAAAGTTCCAGAGAAATGTTCAAATGGCAATGTCAGGTGGTTATGTTGATAACACCCATTTCCCAAGGTGCAAGTAA